A single region of the Impatiens glandulifera unplaced genomic scaffold, dImpGla2.1, whole genome shotgun sequence genome encodes:
- the LOC124917727 gene encoding NADH-ubiquinone oxidoreductase chain 5, which translates to MYLLIVFLPLLGSGVAGFFGRFLGSEGTAIMTTTCLSFSSILSLIAFYEVAPGASACYLRIAPWISSEMFDASWGFLFDSPTVVMLIVVTSISSLVHLYSISYMSEDPHSPRFMCYLSIPTFFMLMLVTGDNSLQLFLGWEGVGLASYLLIHFWFTRLQADKAAIKAMLVNRVGDFGLAPGISGCFTLFQTVDFSTIFACASAPRNSWISRNMRLNAITLICILLFIGAVGKSAQIGSHTWLPDAMEGPTPVSALIHAATMVTAGVFMIARCSPLFEYPPTALIVITFAGAMTSFLAATTGILQNDLKRVIAYSTCSQLGYMIFACGISNYSVSVFHLMNHAFFKALLFLSAGSVIHAMSDEQDMRKMGGLASSFPFTYAMMLMGSLSLIGFPFLTGFFSKDVILELAYTKYTISGNFAFWLGSVSVLFTSYYSFRLLFLTFLVPTNSFGRDILRCHDAPIPMAIPLILLAFGSLFVGYLAKV; encoded by the exons ATGTATCTACTTATCGTATTTTTGCCCCTGCTCGGTAGTGGAGTAGCAGGTTTTTTCGGACGTTTTCTAGGCTCAGAAGGAACAGCTATAATGACCACTACGTGCCTTTCATTCTCTTCGATCTTATCTTTGATTGCTTTTTATGAAGTCGCACCGGGAGCTAGTGCTTGCTATCTAAGAATTGCTCCATGGATCTCATCGGAAATGTTTGATGCTTCTTGGGGCTTCT TGTTCGATAGCCCGACCGTAGTGATGTTAATTGTGGTTACATCCATAAGTAGCTTGGTCCATCTTTATTCTATTTCATATATGTCTGAGGATCCGCATAGCCCTCGATTTATGTGTTATTTATCCATTCCTACTTTTTTTATGCTAATGTTGGTGACTGGAGATAACTCTCTTCAATTATTCCTGGGATGGGAGGGAGTAGGTCTTGCTTCATATTTGTTAATTCATTTCTGGTTTACACGACTTCAGGCGGATAAAGCAGCTATAAAAGCTATGCTTGTCAATCGAGTAGGTGATTTTGGATTAGCTCCTGGGATTTCGGGTTGTTTTACTCTCTTTCAAACAGTAGACTTTTCAACCATTTTTGCTTGTGCTAGTGCCCCCAGAAATTCTTGGATTTCTCGCAATATGAGATTGAATGCCATAACTCTTATttgtattttactttttattggTGCTGTTGGGAAATCTGCACAGATAGGATCGCATACTTGGTTACCCGATGCTATGGAGGGTCCCACTCCAGTATCCGCTTTGATTCATGCAGCTACTATGGTAACAGCTGGCGTTTTCATGATAGCAAGGTGCTCCCCTTTATTTGAATACCCACCTACGGCTTTGATTGTTATTACTTTTGCAGGAGCTATGACGTCATTCCTTGCGGCAACCACTGGAATATTACAGAACGATCTAAAGAGGGTCATAGCTTATTCAACTTGCAGCCAATTAGGCTATATGATCTTTGCTTGCGGCATCTCTAACTATTCGGTTAGCGTCTTTCACTTAATGAATCACGCCTTTTTCAAAGCATTACTATTCCTGAGTGCAGGTTCGGTGATTCATGCCATGTCGGATGAGCAAGATATGCGGAAGATGGGGGGGCTTGCCTCCTCGTTTCCTTTTACCTATGCCATGATGCTCATGGGCAGCTTATCTCTAATTGGATTTCCTTTTCTAACTGGATTTTTTTCCAAAGATGTGATCTTAGAGCTCGCTTACACTAAGTATACCATCAGTGGGAACTTTGCTTTCTGGTTGGGAAGTGTCTCTGTCCTTTTCACTTCTTATTACTCTTTTCGTTTACTTTTTCTAACATTTCTAGTACCAACTAATTCATTCGGGCGAGACATCTTACGATGTCATGATGCGCCCATTCCTATGGCCATTCCTTTAATACTTCTGGCTTTCGGGAGTCTCTTTGTAGGATACTTGGCCAAAGTGTGA